A genomic segment from Actinoplanes sichuanensis encodes:
- the rpsS gene encoding 30S ribosomal protein S19, whose translation MPRSLKKGPFVDDHLLKKVEVQNEKNSKNVIKTWSRRSTIIPDMLGHTIAVHDGRKHVPVFISEAMVGHKLGEFALTRTFKGHEKDDRKSRRR comes from the coding sequence ATGCCTCGCAGCCTGAAGAAGGGCCCGTTCGTCGACGACCACCTGCTCAAGAAGGTGGAAGTCCAGAACGAGAAGAACTCGAAGAACGTCATCAAGACCTGGTCGCGGCGTTCGACCATCATCCCCGACATGCTCGGGCACACGATCGCTGTGCACGACGGACGTAAGCACGTCCCGGTGTTCATCAGTGAGGCGATGGTCGGGCACAAGCTCGGCGAGTTCGCTCTGACCCGTACGTTCAAGGGTCACGAGAAGGACGACCGCAAGAGCCGTCGTCGCTAA
- the rplB gene encoding 50S ribosomal protein L2 — protein sequence MAIRKYKPTTPGRRGSSVADFAEITRSTPEKSLLVPLPKKGGRNVHGRITTRHQGGGHKRQYRLIDFKRNDKDGVPAKVAHIEYDPNRTSRIALLHYADGEKRYILAPKDLKQGDRVESGVGADIKPGNNLPLRNIPVGTTIHGVELRPGGGAKLARSAGVGIQLLGREGAYATLRMPSGEIRRVDIRCRATVGEIGNAEQSNINWGKAGRMRWKGKRPTVRGVAMNPVDHPHGGGEGKTSGGRHPVNPAGKPEGRTRRKGQESDKLIVRRRYATRKRG from the coding sequence ATGGCAATCCGTAAGTACAAGCCGACCACTCCGGGCCGTCGTGGCTCGAGCGTCGCCGACTTCGCCGAGATCACTCGGTCGACGCCGGAGAAGTCGCTGCTGGTCCCGCTGCCCAAGAAGGGCGGCCGCAACGTCCACGGCCGGATCACCACCCGGCACCAGGGCGGTGGCCACAAGCGGCAGTACCGGCTGATCGACTTCAAGCGGAACGACAAGGACGGCGTGCCGGCCAAGGTCGCTCACATCGAGTACGACCCCAACCGCACCTCCCGCATCGCGCTGCTGCACTACGCCGATGGTGAGAAGCGCTACATCCTGGCGCCGAAGGACCTGAAGCAGGGCGACCGCGTCGAGTCGGGCGTGGGCGCGGACATCAAGCCGGGGAACAACCTTCCCCTGCGCAACATCCCGGTCGGTACGACGATCCACGGTGTGGAGCTTCGTCCCGGCGGTGGAGCCAAGCTGGCCCGCTCGGCCGGCGTCGGCATCCAGCTGCTCGGCCGTGAAGGTGCCTACGCCACGCTGCGTATGCCCTCCGGTGAGATCCGTCGCGTCGACATCCGCTGCCGCGCGACGGTCGGCGAGATCGGCAACGCCGAGCAGTCGAACATCAACTGGGGTAAGGCCGGCCGTATGCGGTGGAAGGGCAAGCGCCCGACCGTCCGTGGTGTCGCCATGAACCCTGTCGACCACCCGCACGGTGGTGGTGAGGGTAAGACCTCCGGTGGTCGTCACCCGGTCAACCCGGCTGGTAAGCCGGAGGGCCGTACCCGCCGCAAGGGCCAGGAGAGCGACAAGCTGATCGTTCGCCGCCGCTACGCCACCCGCAAGCGCGGGTAA
- the rplW gene encoding 50S ribosomal protein L23, translated as MSTIADPRDIIFAPVVSEKSYSVLDQNWYTFEVSPTANKTQIKIAIQQIFNVRVLTVNTANREGKRKRTKTGWGQRKATKRAMVKLADGDRIEAFGGPVS; from the coding sequence GTGAGCACGATCGCCGACCCGCGCGACATCATCTTCGCGCCGGTGGTCTCCGAGAAGAGCTACAGCGTTCTCGACCAGAACTGGTACACGTTCGAGGTCAGCCCGACCGCGAACAAGACCCAGATCAAGATCGCGATCCAGCAGATCTTCAACGTCCGCGTGCTGACCGTGAACACGGCGAACCGCGAGGGCAAGCGCAAGCGCACCAAGACCGGTTGGGGTCAGCGCAAGGCGACCAAGCGCGCCATGGTGAAGCTGGCTGACGGTGACCGTATCGAGGCCTTCGGCGGCCCGGTCAGCTAA
- the rplD gene encoding 50S ribosomal protein L4, whose product MSSVDVINAEGTKAGSVDLPSNVFDVQANIPLMHQVVVAQLAAARQGTHKAKTRGEVAGGGKKPYKQKGTGRARQGSIRAPQFTGGGVVHGPVPRDYSQRTPKKMKAAALRGALSDRARDGRVYVVEAFVTGEKPSTKAALATLRKVTQTTKVLVVLDSQDELNWVSLRNEPSVHLIEAGQLNTYDVLVADEVVFTKVALDEFLGGTEKSEEGDK is encoded by the coding sequence GTGAGCTCGGTTGACGTGATCAACGCGGAGGGCACCAAGGCCGGCTCTGTCGACCTGCCCTCGAACGTCTTCGACGTTCAGGCGAACATCCCGCTGATGCACCAGGTCGTCGTGGCGCAGCTGGCTGCGGCCCGTCAGGGCACGCACAAGGCCAAGACGCGCGGCGAGGTCGCCGGCGGCGGCAAGAAGCCGTACAAGCAGAAGGGCACCGGTCGCGCCCGTCAGGGCTCGATCCGCGCGCCGCAGTTCACCGGCGGTGGCGTCGTGCACGGTCCCGTGCCGCGCGACTACAGCCAGCGGACCCCCAAGAAGATGAAGGCCGCCGCTCTGCGTGGCGCCCTCTCCGACCGGGCTCGTGACGGCCGCGTCTACGTGGTCGAGGCCTTCGTCACCGGCGAGAAGCCGTCGACCAAGGCCGCTCTGGCGACGCTGCGGAAGGTCACCCAGACCACCAAGGTCCTGGTCGTTCTGGACAGCCAGGACGAGCTGAACTGGGTGTCGCTGCGCAACGAGCCGTCCGTGCACCTCATCGAGGCCGGCCAGCTCAACACGTACGACGTGCTGGTCGCCGACGAGGTGGTCTTCACGAAGGTCGCGCTCGACGAGTTCCTCGGCGGGACCGAGAAGTCCGAGGAGGGCGACAAGTGA
- the rplC gene encoding 50S ribosomal protein L3, with protein MDRQVKGILGAKLGMTQVWDNNKVVPVTVVQAGPCVVTQVRTDEKDGYAAVQLAYGAIDPRKVNKPESGQFAKAGVSPRRHVVELRTVDASEYELGQEVTVEAFAAGQPVDVTGKTKGKGYAGVMKRHGFHGLRASHGVERKHRSPGSIGACATPGRVFKGVKMAGRMGGKRFTVQNLVIQAVDTERNLILVRGAVPGPKGALILVRTAAKKTAKGGAK; from the coding sequence ATGGACAGGCAAGTTAAGGGGATCCTGGGCGCCAAGCTCGGCATGACCCAGGTCTGGGACAACAACAAGGTCGTCCCGGTAACCGTGGTTCAGGCCGGCCCTTGCGTCGTGACCCAGGTCCGTACCGATGAGAAGGACGGCTACGCGGCTGTCCAGCTGGCGTACGGCGCCATCGACCCGCGGAAGGTGAACAAGCCGGAGAGCGGCCAGTTCGCCAAGGCCGGCGTTTCGCCGCGCCGTCACGTCGTCGAGCTGCGCACCGTCGACGCGAGCGAGTACGAGCTCGGGCAGGAAGTCACCGTTGAGGCGTTCGCGGCCGGTCAGCCGGTCGACGTCACCGGTAAGACCAAGGGCAAGGGCTACGCCGGTGTCATGAAGCGGCACGGCTTCCACGGTCTGCGCGCGAGCCACGGTGTCGAGCGCAAGCACCGCTCGCCCGGCTCGATCGGCGCCTGCGCGACCCCCGGTCGCGTCTTCAAGGGTGTCAAGATGGCCGGTCGCATGGGTGGCAAGCGCTTCACCGTGCAGAACCTGGTGATCCAGGCGGTCGACACCGAGCGCAACCTGATCCTGGTCCGTGGCGCGGTGCCCGGTCCCAAGGGCGCGCTGATCCTGGTCCGCACCGCCGCGAAGAAGACCGCGAAGGGTGGTGCCAAGTGA
- the rpsJ gene encoding 30S ribosomal protein S10 has product MAGQKIRIRLKAYDHEVVDSSARKIVETVTRTGAQVAGPVPLPTEINRFCVIRSPHKYKDSREHFEMRTHKRLIDIIDPTPKTVDSLMRLDLPAGVDIEIKL; this is encoded by the coding sequence ATGGCGGGACAGAAGATCCGCATCCGGCTCAAGGCCTATGACCACGAGGTCGTCGACTCCTCGGCGCGGAAGATCGTCGAGACGGTGACGCGTACCGGGGCGCAGGTCGCGGGCCCGGTGCCGCTGCCCACGGAGATCAACCGTTTCTGCGTGATCCGTTCGCCGCACAAGTACAAGGACTCGCGCGAGCACTTCGAGATGCGCACGCACAAGCGTCTGATCGACATCATCGACCCGACTCCGAAGACGGTCGACTCGCTCATGCGCCTCGACCTGCCGGCTGGCGTCGACATCGAGATCAAGCTGTAG
- the tuf gene encoding elongation factor Tu encodes MAKAKFERTKPHVNIGTIGHIDHGKTTLTAAITKVLHDEFPDLNPYTPFDEIDKAPEEKARGITISIAHVEYQTAARHYAHVDCPGHADYIKNMITGAAQMDGAILVVAATDGPMPQTKEHVLLARQVGVPYIVVALNKSDMVEDEELLELVELEVRELLSTYEFPGDDLPVVRVSALKALEGDPEWTGKLLELMNAVDTAIPQPERETEKPFLMPIEDVFTITGRGTVVTGRAERGILKPNEEVEIVGIREKSTKTVCTGIEMFRKLLDEARAGENVGLLLRGIKREDVERGMVVVKPGTTTPHTEFEGQVYILSKEEGGRHTPFFQNYRPQFYFRTTDVTGVVTLPEGTEMVMPGDSTSMSVKLIQPIAMEQGLKFAIREGGRTVGAGTVTKINK; translated from the coding sequence GTGGCGAAGGCGAAGTTCGAGCGGACTAAGCCGCACGTCAACATCGGCACCATTGGTCACATCGACCACGGTAAGACGACGCTGACTGCGGCCATCACGAAGGTCCTGCACGACGAGTTCCCGGACCTGAACCCGTACACCCCGTTCGACGAGATCGACAAGGCGCCTGAAGAGAAGGCCCGTGGTATCACGATCTCGATCGCGCACGTCGAGTACCAGACCGCGGCGCGCCACTACGCGCACGTGGACTGCCCCGGCCACGCCGACTACATCAAGAACATGATCACCGGTGCCGCGCAGATGGACGGCGCGATCCTGGTGGTCGCCGCGACCGACGGCCCGATGCCGCAGACCAAGGAGCACGTGCTTCTGGCCCGCCAGGTCGGCGTTCCGTACATCGTCGTCGCCCTGAACAAGAGCGACATGGTCGAGGACGAGGAGCTCCTGGAGCTCGTCGAGCTCGAGGTCCGCGAGCTGCTCAGCACCTACGAGTTCCCGGGCGACGACCTGCCGGTCGTTCGCGTCTCGGCGCTCAAGGCCCTCGAGGGTGACCCCGAGTGGACCGGCAAGCTCCTCGAGCTGATGAACGCGGTCGACACCGCGATCCCGCAGCCCGAGCGTGAGACCGAGAAGCCGTTCCTCATGCCGATCGAGGACGTGTTCACGATCACCGGTCGTGGCACCGTCGTCACCGGCCGGGCCGAGCGTGGCATCCTCAAGCCGAACGAGGAGGTCGAGATCGTCGGTATCCGCGAGAAGTCGACCAAGACCGTCTGCACCGGCATCGAGATGTTCCGCAAGCTGCTCGACGAGGCCCGCGCGGGTGAGAACGTCGGTCTGCTGCTCCGCGGCATCAAGCGCGAGGACGTCGAGCGCGGCATGGTCGTCGTGAAGCCGGGCACCACGACTCCGCACACGGAGTTCGAGGGCCAGGTCTACATCCTCTCCAAGGAGGAGGGTGGCCGGCACACCCCGTTCTTCCAGAACTACCGGCCGCAGTTCTACTTCCGTACCACGGACGTCACCGGCGTCGTCACGCTGCCCGAGGGCACCGAGATGGTCATGCCCGGCGACTCCACCTCCATGTCCGTGAAGCTGATCCAGCCGATCGCCATGGAGCAGGGCCTGAAGTTCGCGATCCGTGAGGGTGGCCGCACCGTCGGCGCCGGAACGGTCACGAAGATCAACAAGTGA